The Neochlamydia sp. S13 genome has a segment encoding these proteins:
- a CDS encoding NAD-dependent epimerase/dehydratase family protein produces the protein MIAITGSTGFIGNHLCNFLPFPHKRLVRQPISTIPSQQQFIGNLNNPVDINNFVQQADVLIHLAWVNNPWTSDEDIFSDISHNLLSSLTLFEAYARANPQGHIIFASSGGNMYQKSSLVSHQESDPPHPWSSYSINKLAVENYLALFCRKYGIRGTVLRISNPYGALLPSTRTNGLIGVIFSKLIDNSTLNIIDSLNSVRDYIHLDDLSHAFHLIINNPPEKALVQVFNVGSGQGTSLKEVLDTIEAISKRKINVNLLNHSCKPTFSVLSPKLISQTLNWHPKIELKEGLEKMWASIHSALASS, from the coding sequence ATGATCGCAATTACGGGCAGTACAGGTTTTATAGGAAATCACCTTTGTAATTTTCTTCCTTTCCCTCATAAACGCCTTGTTCGTCAACCTATTTCTACCATCCCTTCTCAACAGCAATTTATAGGAAATCTAAACAATCCTGTGGATATCAATAATTTTGTCCAACAGGCCGACGTTTTGATCCATTTAGCTTGGGTAAACAATCCATGGACCTCCGATGAAGATATTTTTTCTGATATTTCTCATAATCTTTTATCTTCTCTTACTCTTTTTGAAGCCTATGCCCGAGCTAATCCTCAAGGTCATATTATTTTTGCAAGTAGTGGAGGAAATATGTATCAAAAAAGCTCTTTAGTTTCCCATCAGGAGTCAGATCCTCCCCATCCTTGGAGTAGTTATAGTATTAATAAACTAGCGGTAGAAAATTATTTAGCTTTATTTTGCAGAAAGTATGGAATTCGGGGGACTGTATTGCGGATAAGTAACCCTTATGGTGCTCTTCTTCCTTCTACGCGTACAAATGGACTCATTGGAGTCATTTTTTCCAAATTAATAGATAATTCTACCTTAAATATTATTGATTCTCTTAATAGCGTAAGGGATTACATCCATCTAGATGATCTTTCCCATGCTTTTCATTTAATCATTAATAATCCTCCTGAAAAAGCTTTAGTGCAAGTCTTTAATGTGGGCTCTGGCCAAGGAACTTCTTTAAAAGAAGTTTTAGATACCATAGAAGCAATCTCTAAAAGAAAAATTAATGTTAACTTACTCAATCATAGCTGTAAGCCTACTTTTAGCGTTTTATCTCCAAAGCTAATTAGCCAAACTCTTAACTGGCACCCAAAAATAGAGTTAAAAGAAGGCTTAGAGAAAATGTGGGCAAGTATTCATTCAGCACTGGCTTCATCTTAA
- a CDS encoding glycosyltransferase, whose translation MKTPLVSLIIPICGPYDYLEAALTSVAAQTYASLEVILLDSHFTLPSSSIIQDFIKSTKYKCIYLQENFQTLAEAINRGLGIAQGDYLTFLSPQDYFAPNRIERLVDKAIASQMHFIFTRVDLVDQDSRRHCFDASQKRIYEEKMFEVIQLEHIEEAFMTFNLAMTYGNIFFSQELHTSVGAYREYKYQGSLDYIVRSLINYEISFLNENLYYYRYIEENASQEEIRLSQKEREEIYLNYFVTVTRSASLNKNAPSPYEGSKAFLKAKNAINLGSILTRFICTPKITKFNSSSVNFNNNFSHYSRKSEKFTLITHDLAPGGGGSKLVLDLAISLKGQGYKVSVISMREGPLKNEYEKFNIPLFIAPAGCLKWDEPIGKWKRLGALIWVTLYLNLRASSTIIVNSAASSALVLPLLLFAPFKKIYWYIHESFSPTIYLKTNLAFHLLKRVSYKKRFNFWFGSESTKNIWNSILDVSGKVLYWSGLKGGCLSLASHKPIKNLLSIGFSTPRKGFHLLVDAFIACIKKGLIPEDVSLTLVGLPDSLDSYNQDIILKILSANLQERIHLISCIDIHQLDSFYNEADLFIQSSVLECLPLSLLQAMSLGVPIISTDVNGCSEAIVHNYSGYLCRSFSAKALEKALVETINHPLRARQLAFNAQRTFNEKFSLEITISKIKEELSLKSKSSMNVL comes from the coding sequence ATGAAAACTCCTTTGGTGTCTTTAATTATTCCTATTTGCGGCCCTTACGACTACTTAGAGGCTGCCTTAACCTCAGTAGCTGCACAGACATATGCTTCTCTGGAAGTTATTCTTTTAGACAGCCATTTTACTCTTCCTTCCTCTTCTATCATTCAAGATTTTATAAAATCTACGAAATATAAATGCATTTACCTTCAAGAAAATTTTCAAACTCTTGCTGAAGCTATCAACAGAGGTTTAGGAATTGCTCAAGGAGATTATTTAACTTTTCTCTCTCCTCAAGACTATTTTGCGCCTAATAGGATAGAAAGGCTGGTAGACAAAGCTATCGCTTCTCAAATGCATTTTATCTTTACACGCGTAGATTTAGTAGATCAAGATAGCCGGCGACATTGCTTTGATGCTTCTCAAAAAAGAATCTATGAAGAAAAAATGTTTGAAGTTATCCAACTTGAACATATTGAAGAAGCTTTTATGACTTTTAATCTTGCCATGACCTACGGTAATATATTTTTTTCACAAGAGCTTCACACAAGCGTAGGTGCTTATAGAGAGTATAAATATCAAGGCAGTTTGGATTATATTGTTCGCTCTCTTATAAATTATGAGATTAGCTTTTTAAATGAGAATCTTTATTACTATCGCTATATAGAGGAGAATGCTTCCCAGGAAGAGATCAGGCTTAGCCAAAAGGAGCGTGAAGAGATCTATCTCAATTATTTTGTGACGGTCACTCGTTCTGCTTCTTTAAATAAAAATGCTCCTTCTCCTTATGAGGGATCTAAAGCATTTCTCAAAGCCAAAAATGCGATAAATTTGGGAAGCATTTTGACTCGGTTTATCTGTACGCCCAAGATTACCAAATTCAATAGCTCTTCGGTAAATTTCAACAATAATTTTTCTCATTATAGTAGAAAATCTGAGAAGTTTACCCTTATTACACACGATTTAGCGCCGGGTGGAGGAGGATCTAAGCTAGTGTTAGATCTTGCTATCTCTCTTAAAGGCCAAGGCTACAAAGTTTCTGTCATCTCCATGCGCGAAGGTCCTTTGAAAAATGAATATGAAAAATTTAATATTCCTCTTTTTATAGCTCCTGCAGGCTGCTTAAAGTGGGATGAACCTATCGGGAAATGGAAGCGTCTGGGGGCACTCATTTGGGTCACTCTTTATTTAAACCTAAGGGCTTCCTCCACTATTATTGTTAACAGTGCAGCCAGCTCTGCTCTTGTGTTACCACTTTTACTGTTTGCTCCTTTTAAAAAGATTTACTGGTATATCCATGAATCTTTTTCTCCTACTATTTATCTTAAAACCAACCTAGCTTTTCACTTATTAAAGAGGGTGAGTTATAAAAAAAGATTCAATTTTTGGTTCGGATCGGAAAGCACGAAAAATATTTGGAACAGTATTTTAGATGTCTCAGGAAAAGTATTATATTGGAGTGGATTAAAAGGAGGATGTTTATCTTTAGCTTCTCATAAGCCTATCAAGAACCTTCTTTCTATAGGGTTTAGCACTCCTAGGAAAGGTTTTCATTTACTTGTGGATGCCTTTATTGCCTGTATAAAAAAAGGGTTAATCCCTGAGGATGTGAGTCTGACCCTAGTAGGTTTACCCGACTCTTTAGATAGTTATAATCAAGACATCATTTTAAAGATTCTTAGCGCGAATCTGCAAGAACGCATTCATCTTATTTCTTGTATCGATATCCATCAATTGGATTCCTTTTACAATGAGGCAGACCTATTTATTCAATCTTCTGTGTTAGAGTGTTTGCCCTTATCTCTTTTGCAGGCCATGTCTTTAGGTGTTCCTATTATTTCTACCGATGTGAATGGGTGTTCGGAAGCTATTGTGCATAATTATTCCGGCTATTTATGTCGCTCTTTTAGTGCTAAAGCTTTAGAAAAGGCTTTAGTGGAGACTATTAATCATCCTTTGCGAGCACGTCAATTAGCGTTCAATGCCCAGAGAACCTTTAATGAGAAATTTTCATTAGAAATAACTATCTCAAAAATTAAAGAAGAACTATCGTTAAAAAGCAAATCTTCAATGAATGTCTTATAA
- a CDS encoding ABC transporter ATP-binding protein encodes MGNLNIVELKNVSKKYTIFHDQPPLGQTTLVETLAMHGRRFWKRMGGHKRRAAAAAEEKQTEEFWALKDISLAIEEGDRFGIIGRNGAGKSTLLKLLSRIIMPSDGEIFLRGKISSLLEVGTGFHPELTGRENVFLNGAILGMSKREIARKFDEIVEFAEIEKFLDTPVKRYSSGMYTRLGFSIAAYLDPQVLVLDEVLAVGDAPFQAKCIKKMRELALSGRTIIFVSHNTHSLLEICNKGIYLENGRQIEVGSIEKCIKAYEQKIQGNLTS; translated from the coding sequence ATGGGTAATTTAAATATCGTTGAATTAAAAAATGTTTCGAAAAAGTATACGATATTCCATGATCAACCTCCCCTAGGGCAAACGACACTTGTAGAGACATTGGCTATGCACGGACGTCGCTTTTGGAAGAGAATGGGGGGCCATAAACGCCGAGCAGCAGCAGCTGCCGAAGAAAAGCAAACAGAAGAATTTTGGGCCTTAAAAGACATTTCACTAGCCATAGAAGAAGGAGACCGATTTGGGATTATTGGCCGCAATGGGGCAGGAAAGTCTACCTTGCTGAAGTTGCTATCACGCATCATCATGCCTTCAGATGGTGAAATTTTCCTTCGAGGAAAGATATCCAGCCTATTGGAAGTAGGCACAGGCTTTCATCCTGAACTAACAGGAAGAGAAAATGTCTTTTTAAATGGGGCTATATTAGGAATGAGCAAACGTGAAATTGCTCGAAAATTTGATGAGATTGTAGAATTTGCAGAGATTGAAAAATTTTTAGATACGCCAGTCAAGCGCTATTCAAGTGGGATGTACACGCGCCTAGGGTTTTCCATCGCCGCTTACTTAGATCCTCAGGTGCTGGTCCTCGATGAAGTATTAGCTGTAGGCGATGCCCCTTTTCAAGCTAAATGTATAAAAAAAATGCGTGAGCTGGCGTTGAGTGGCAGAACGATCATCTTTGTCAGCCATAATACCCATTCTTTATTAGAAATCTGTAATAAAGGAATTTACTTAGAGAATGGACGCCAGATTGAGGTCGGTTCTATAGAAAAATGTATAAAAGCCTATGAGCAAAAAATTCAAGGAAACCTGACGAGTTAA
- a CDS encoding glycosyltransferase family 92 protein → MKRFLIFCGWLLILQTLYAGYKYELSSCAIFMEDDLPYMPEWIEFHKHQGVQHFYLYNNGPVNVWKPYLDQYEREGFIEVIEWNYGSQNVIEWNSIQTQAYMHCLKKITKESKWCAIIDTDEFLFTLPYKNLRKALKNYEEFAGVVANWVMYGTSNVDYIPEGQKLTDLLVHRGAVDGDLHVKSIVKPAYVVDIMNPHSFIYSTNKFAVNENKELVHGAFTAKNSVNIFRINHYWCRDKSFLINTKLARRIKWGQPIESVLEIEKGYNIEYDDIIKNFNNYD, encoded by the coding sequence ATGAAGCGTTTTTTAATCTTCTGTGGGTGGCTCTTAATCTTACAGACCCTATATGCGGGCTATAAGTATGAATTATCAAGTTGTGCAATTTTTATGGAAGATGATCTTCCTTATATGCCTGAATGGATCGAATTTCATAAGCATCAAGGTGTCCAACATTTTTATTTATATAATAATGGACCTGTCAACGTATGGAAACCTTATCTAGATCAATATGAAAGGGAAGGATTTATTGAGGTAATAGAATGGAATTATGGTAGCCAAAATGTTATAGAGTGGAATAGCATTCAAACTCAAGCTTACATGCACTGCTTGAAAAAAATTACCAAAGAATCTAAATGGTGCGCCATCATTGATACCGATGAATTTCTTTTTACGCTGCCTTACAAAAATTTGAGAAAAGCTTTAAAGAATTATGAAGAATTTGCAGGCGTGGTAGCCAATTGGGTAATGTATGGAACAAGTAACGTAGACTACATTCCTGAAGGGCAAAAATTGACCGATCTATTAGTGCATAGAGGAGCAGTAGATGGTGATTTGCATGTTAAATCTATTGTTAAGCCTGCCTATGTGGTAGATATCATGAATCCTCATAGTTTTATCTACTCTACTAATAAATTTGCCGTGAATGAAAACAAAGAACTTGTCCATGGTGCTTTTACAGCGAAAAACAGTGTTAACATTTTTAGAATTAATCATTATTGGTGCCGGGATAAAAGCTTTTTAATCAACACTAAGCTTGCTCGTCGAATAAAGTGGGGCCAGCCTATAGAATCTGTGCTAGAGATAGAAAAAGGATACAATATAGAGTATGATGATATAATTAAAAATTTTAATAATTATGACTAA
- a CDS encoding class I SAM-dependent methyltransferase, whose product MQHVKWIVFLVAVCWFTFFVGLRSNTIRSLLILPSKESVRAGEFNPTFYRRNAFQESALAHKLLDGLRGIEIGGSAHNPFGLKTLNVDYSDELSTPFKRAEEKTAGHALKVDIVASGDNLPFKDNAFDFVINSHVIEHFFDPIKAIKEWLRVVKPGGYVYMIIPHKERTFDKNRPRTSLEEIIYRHEHLTAPKEDDHHHWSVWVTQDMLDICKHYGWEVVAVQDIDDKVGNGFTVVVRKGEEIRNL is encoded by the coding sequence ATGCAGCATGTGAAATGGATAGTATTTTTAGTGGCTGTCTGTTGGTTTACTTTTTTTGTAGGCCTCAGATCAAACACCATTCGATCCTTACTTATTCTTCCTTCTAAAGAAAGTGTGAGAGCTGGTGAATTCAATCCTACCTTTTATAGAAGAAATGCTTTCCAAGAAAGCGCTTTAGCTCACAAATTACTAGATGGGCTAAGAGGAATTGAAATTGGAGGTTCTGCCCATAACCCTTTTGGATTAAAAACTCTTAATGTCGATTATAGCGACGAGCTTTCCACACCTTTCAAAAGAGCAGAGGAAAAGACAGCAGGACATGCCTTGAAAGTTGACATAGTGGCAAGCGGAGATAATCTCCCTTTTAAGGATAATGCATTTGACTTTGTAATCAATTCTCATGTCATTGAGCATTTTTTTGATCCTATAAAAGCTATCAAGGAATGGCTGCGCGTCGTAAAGCCAGGAGGATATGTTTATATGATTATTCCTCATAAAGAGCGGACCTTTGATAAAAATAGACCACGTACTTCTTTAGAGGAAATTATCTATCGTCATGAACATTTGACTGCCCCTAAAGAAGACGATCACCATCATTGGTCAGTTTGGGTTACTCAAGATATGCTAGATATATGCAAGCATTATGGCTGGGAGGTAGTAGCTGTCCAAGACATCGATGACAAAGTAGGCAATGGATTTACAGTAGTAGTAAGAAAAGGCGAGGAAATCAGAAACTTATGA
- a CDS encoding ABC transporter permease has product MNKPTKPFLLRINPHIRQAQYLKDLIDYRELLYFFAWRDILVRYKEAFFGIAWAVIRPLINMGIFALVFGQIAHLSSGNINYASFVLAGLLPWQLCSNAIVEGSTSILHHANLISKIYFPRIIIPTAQIAVHFADFLIGMILLFFFCFIVQPLNFTTLMGLPIFIMLALLLSEGGSLWLSALTVKFKDCRFLIPFVVQIGMFISPVGYSSSEISSQWIWLYCLNPAVGIIDGFRWSLFGFTYPHLVYSIATSAVVTLILVVTGFLYFRKMERSFVDRL; this is encoded by the coding sequence ATGAACAAGCCTACGAAGCCTTTTTTGCTGAGAATCAATCCCCATATAAGACAAGCCCAATATCTCAAAGATTTAATCGATTATCGGGAACTTTTATATTTTTTTGCATGGCGCGATATCTTAGTGCGCTACAAGGAAGCTTTTTTTGGAATAGCCTGGGCAGTCATCCGCCCTCTTATCAATATGGGGATTTTTGCGCTGGTGTTTGGGCAAATCGCTCATCTTTCTTCGGGAAATATTAACTACGCTTCTTTTGTTTTAGCCGGTTTGCTTCCTTGGCAATTATGTTCTAATGCTATTGTGGAAGGTTCAACGAGCATTCTCCATCATGCCAATTTAATCTCTAAAATTTACTTTCCTCGTATTATCATCCCTACCGCACAAATTGCTGTACATTTTGCAGACTTTCTCATAGGCATGATTTTGTTGTTCTTTTTTTGTTTTATTGTTCAGCCTTTAAATTTTACCACACTGATGGGGTTACCTATCTTTATTATGCTGGCCCTGCTATTAAGTGAGGGAGGATCTCTTTGGCTTTCCGCTTTGACAGTAAAATTTAAAGATTGTAGGTTTTTAATTCCTTTTGTTGTCCAAATTGGCATGTTTATTTCTCCTGTAGGCTACAGCAGCAGCGAGATTTCTAGCCAATGGATCTGGCTATACTGCTTGAATCCTGCGGTAGGAATTATAGATGGATTTAGATGGTCTCTTTTTGGTTTTACCTACCCTCATTTGGTTTATTCCATCGCTACTTCTGCTGTTGTTACGCTTATTTTAGTAGTTACCGGTTTTCTTTATTTTCGTAAAATGGAACGCTCTTTTGTAGATAGGTTATAA
- a CDS encoding leucine-rich repeat domain-containing protein, which yields MHPISSASIESLPNELLLPILEACVVPSLFSVCKRWHHLLATEVMPPLYKKIGKVHVPQGNVKEQALIVDKIYKLEEKLSETAKVNAIFKQIFTLAKSFSTLELKEKTEEKRGLTLANYSSYLLNINRLLLWKKLPGGEEYLSREEIKHLPLQKKGELLRNWIEENCKNITDLDLSEAGLTYLPPEICQLSQLQWLYLNQNQLTALPAKIGQLSQLEWLELNQNQLTALPVEIGQLSQLQGLYLNQNQLTSLPAEIIQLSQLQWLQLSQNQLTALPAEIGQLSQLQELHLSKNQIISLPAEIGQLSQLRVLYLNQNQLTSLPAEIGQLSQLQHLYLNQNQLTSLPVEIGQLPQLQRLDLSQNQVASLPAEIWQLYQLQTLDLRGNQLTSLPAEIGQLSKLQWLDLNQNQLTSLPAEIGQLSQLQWLYLNQNQLTALPAEIGQLSQLKGLYLNQNQLTRLPTGIRQLSQLKGLYLNQNQLTSLPAETGQLSQLQWLDLSQNQLTALPTEIGQLSQLQKLYLNQNQLTSLPAEIGRLSKLQTLELAENPLKDIAEKIRQRFL from the coding sequence ATGCATCCTATCTCTTCGGCATCTATTGAAAGCTTGCCCAATGAATTGCTGCTCCCTATCTTAGAGGCTTGCGTAGTTCCTTCCTTATTTAGCGTCTGTAAAAGATGGCATCATCTGCTGGCTACTGAAGTCATGCCCCCTCTTTATAAGAAAATAGGTAAAGTGCATGTTCCTCAAGGAAATGTTAAGGAGCAGGCTCTTATTGTAGATAAGATTTATAAGCTAGAAGAAAAGCTTTCTGAAACAGCAAAGGTAAATGCAATCTTTAAGCAAATCTTTACTTTAGCCAAGTCTTTTTCAACTTTAGAATTGAAAGAGAAAACAGAAGAAAAAAGAGGCTTAACTCTGGCTAATTACTCTTCTTATCTCTTAAATATTAATCGCCTTTTACTTTGGAAAAAACTTCCTGGTGGGGAAGAATACTTGAGCCGAGAAGAAATTAAGCACTTGCCTCTACAAAAAAAAGGAGAGCTTCTTAGAAATTGGATTGAAGAAAATTGTAAAAACATCACGGATTTAGATTTATCTGAAGCAGGCTTGACTTACTTACCCCCAGAAATATGCCAGTTATCTCAGCTGCAATGGCTTTACTTAAATCAAAACCAGCTCACCGCTCTGCCTGCAAAAATAGGGCAGCTGTCTCAGTTGGAATGGCTTGAGTTAAATCAAAACCAGCTCACCGCTCTGCCTGTAGAAATAGGTCAATTGTCTCAGCTGCAAGGGCTTTACTTAAATCAAAACCAGCTCACCAGCCTTCCTGCAGAAATAATTCAATTGTCTCAGCTACAATGGCTTCAATTAAGCCAAAACCAGCTCACCGCTCTGCCCGCAGAAATCGGGCAATTGTCTCAGCTGCAAGAGCTTCACTTAAGCAAAAACCAGATCATCAGTCTTCCTGCAGAAATCGGCCAGCTGTCTCAACTACGAGTGCTTTACTTAAATCAAAACCAGCTCACCAGCCTTCCTGCAGAAATAGGCCAATTGTCTCAGCTGCAACATCTTTACTTAAATCAAAATCAGCTCACCAGCCTGCCTGTAGAAATTGGGCAATTGCCTCAGTTACAAAGGCTTGATTTAAGCCAAAACCAGGTCGCCAGTCTTCCTGCAGAAATTTGGCAACTGTATCAGCTGCAAACGCTTGACTTAAGAGGAAACCAGCTCACCAGCCTTCCTGCAGAAATAGGCCAATTGTCTAAGCTGCAATGGCTTGACTTAAATCAAAACCAGCTCACCAGCCTTCCCGCAGAAATAGGGCAGTTGTCTCAGCTGCAATGGCTTTACTTAAATCAAAACCAGCTCACCGCTCTGCCTGCAGAGATTGGGCAGCTGTCTCAGCTGAAAGGGCTTTACTTAAATCAAAACCAGCTCACCAGACTTCCTACAGGGATCCGGCAGTTGTCTCAGCTGAAAGGGCTTTACTTAAACCAGAACCAGCTCACCAGTCTGCCTGCAGAAACAGGTCAATTGTCTCAGTTGCAATGGCTTGATTTAAGCCAAAACCAGCTCACCGCTCTGCCTACAGAGATTGGGCAACTGTCTCAGCTGCAAAAGCTTTACTTAAATCAGAACCAGCTCACCAGTCTTCCTGCAGAAATCGGGCGGCTGTCTAAGCTGCAAACGCTTGAATTAGCGGAAAATCCTTTGAAAGATATCGCCGAGAAAATAAGGCAGCGGTTCCTATAA
- a CDS encoding leucine-rich repeat domain-containing protein, giving the protein MHPISSASIESLPNELLLPILEACVVPSLFSVCKRWHHLLASELMPSLYKKIAQLHFPKGKATTQRTLMLAKVYQLNPGLTSTEKVYQVFKQVFTLAKSISPLEFKWKTEEKRYFTLANYSSYLLNINRLLLWKKFPGGEEYLNREEIKHLPLQKKGELLRDWIEENCKNITDLDLSEVGLTYLPPEICQLSQLQWLYLNQNQLTSLPTEIGQLSQLQRLELSHNQLTALPVEIGQLSQLQGLYLNQNQLTSLPAEIVQLSQLQWLQLSQNQLTALPAEIGQLSQLQELHLSKNQIISLPAEIGQLSQLRVLYLNQNQLISLPAEIGQLSQLQHLYLNQNQLISLPVEIGQLSQLQGLYLNQNQLTSLPAEIVQLSQLQWLQLSQNQLTALPAEIGQLSQLQKLHLNQNQIISLPAEIGQLSQLRVLYLNQNQLTSLPAEIGQLPQLQRLDLRQNQVASLPVEIGQLSQLQWLELNQNQLTSLPAEIGQLSQLQTLELNQNQLISLPAEIGQLFQLQWLILNQNQLTSLPAEIGQLSQLQRLYLNHNQLTSLPTEIGQLSQLQTLYLNQNQLASLPAEIGRLSKLQTLYLNQNQLISLPAEIGQLFQLQWLILNQNQLTSLPAEIGQLSQLQTLDLRENQLTSLPTEIEQLSNLYQLELAENPLKDIAEKIRQRFL; this is encoded by the coding sequence ATGCATCCTATCTCTTCGGCATCTATTGAAAGCTTGCCCAATGAATTGCTGCTCCCTATCTTAGAGGCTTGCGTAGTTCCTTCCTTATTTAGCGTCTGTAAAAGATGGCATCATCTGCTGGCTTCTGAGTTGATGCCTTCTCTTTATAAAAAAATAGCACAGCTTCATTTCCCCAAGGGGAAGGCCACTACCCAGCGAACTCTTATGTTAGCTAAAGTTTATCAACTCAATCCTGGACTTACCTCTACTGAAAAAGTTTATCAAGTTTTTAAACAAGTTTTTACCTTAGCTAAATCTATTTCTCCTTTAGAATTTAAATGGAAAACAGAGGAAAAAAGGTATTTTACTCTGGCTAATTACTCTTCTTATCTCTTAAATATTAATCGCCTTTTACTTTGGAAAAAATTTCCTGGTGGGGAAGAATACTTGAACCGAGAAGAAATTAAGCACTTGCCTCTACAAAAAAAAGGAGAGCTTCTTAGAGATTGGATTGAAGAAAATTGTAAAAACATCACGGATTTAGATTTATCTGAAGTAGGCTTGACTTACTTACCCCCAGAAATATGCCAGTTATCTCAGCTGCAATGGCTTTACTTAAATCAAAACCAGCTCACCAGCCTGCCTACAGAAATCGGGCAATTATCTCAGCTGCAAAGGCTTGAATTAAGCCACAACCAGCTCACCGCTCTGCCTGTAGAAATAGGTCAATTGTCTCAGCTGCAAGGGCTTTACTTAAATCAAAACCAGCTCACCAGCCTTCCTGCAGAAATAGTTCAATTGTCTCAGCTACAATGGCTTCAATTAAGCCAAAACCAGCTCACCGCTCTGCCCGCAGAAATCGGGCAATTGTCTCAGCTGCAAGAGCTTCACTTAAGCAAAAACCAGATCATCAGTCTTCCTGCAGAAATCGGCCAGCTGTCTCAACTACGAGTGCTTTACTTAAATCAAAACCAGCTCATCAGCCTTCCTGCAGAAATAGGCCAATTGTCTCAGCTGCAACATCTTTACTTAAATCAAAATCAGCTCATCAGCCTGCCTGTAGAAATAGGTCAATTGTCTCAGCTGCAAGGGCTTTACTTAAATCAAAACCAGCTCACCAGCCTTCCTGCAGAAATAGTTCAATTGTCTCAGCTACAATGGCTTCAATTAAGCCAAAACCAGCTCACCGCTCTGCCCGCAGAAATCGGGCAATTGTCTCAGCTGCAAAAGCTTCACTTAAATCAAAACCAGATCATCAGTCTTCCTGCAGAAATCGGCCAGCTGTCTCAACTACGAGTGCTTTACTTAAATCAAAACCAGCTCACCAGCCTTCCTGCAGAAATTGGGCAATTGCCTCAGTTACAAAGGCTTGATTTAAGACAAAACCAGGTCGCCAGTCTTCCTGTAGAAATCGGCCAGCTGTCTCAGCTGCAATGGCTTGAATTAAATCAAAACCAGCTCACCAGCCTTCCCGCAGAAATAGGGCAGTTGTCTCAGCTGCAAACGCTTGAATTAAATCAGAACCAGCTCATCAGCCTTCCTGCAGAAATCGGGCAACTGTTTCAGCTGCAATGGCTTATCTTAAACCAGAATCAGCTCACCAGTCTTCCAGCAGAAATCGGGCAATTGTCTCAGCTGCAACGGCTTTACTTAAATCACAACCAGCTCACCAGTCTGCCTACAGAAATCGGGCAGCTGTCTCAGCTGCAAACGCTTTACTTAAATCAAAACCAGCTCGCCAGTCTTCCTGCAGAAATTGGGCGGCTGTCTAAGCTGCAAACGCTTTACTTAAATCAGAACCAGCTCATCAGCCTTCCTGCAGAAATCGGGCAACTGTTTCAGCTGCAATGGCTTATCTTAAACCAGAATCAGCTCACCAGTCTTCCTGCAGAAATCGGGCAATTGTCTCAGCTGCAAACGCTTGACTTAAGAGAAAACCAGCTCACCAGCCTGCCTACAGAAATCGAGCAGCTGTCTAATCTGTATCAGCTTGAATTAGCAGAAAATCCTCTGAAAGATATCGCCGAGAAAATAAGGCAGCGGTTCCTATAA